Proteins from one Coffea arabica cultivar ET-39 chromosome 8c, Coffea Arabica ET-39 HiFi, whole genome shotgun sequence genomic window:
- the LOC113706289 gene encoding uncharacterized protein isoform X1: MEVELEPRVKPLPFKVKAISRESPSQKASHVLDTDLRNHWSTGTNTKEWILLELDEPCLLSHVRMYNKSVLEWEISVGLRYKPETFLKVRPRCEAPRRDIVYPMNYSPCRFVRISCLRGNPIAIFFIQLIGISIPGLEPEFQPIVNYLLPHIMSHKQDAHDMHLQLLQGMTSRLVTFLPQLEVDLNGFSEAAEPTLRFLAMLVGPFYPILRVVNEREAAKVAGNVSDYEASKNSQVSVAFTVSSNFEPRRLRSASASTLPSSSYLVFRPDAIFMLLRLAYKDQNLGKVCAMASQILLKLTDPAEQEGPSAASDIASDEASKSETHGPLSFVDYSTLFGEEIIPPDCNPEPNYLNILDIATVEEGLLHLLYACASQPRLCSKLADSISDFWLALPLVQALLPALRPIVNGPDQIDDSFSQWKQPFVQRALSEVVAMSSSSVYRPLLRACAGYLASFSPSHAKAACVLIDLCSCVLAPWMAQVVAKIDLAVELVEDLFTELQGAQVLFARARAALKYLVLALSGKVDDIMAKYKDVKHQILFLVEMLEPFLDPAMTPVKSVISFGNVSSTFLEKQEHNCAIALNVIRAATRKPAVLPSLEAEWRRGSVAPSVLLSILEPHMQLPVGIDLRKFPVSESPETQSLTVSSYASVSQNGGASAKSNSQDDSDGRTDNFDITGKMDITEELNALFAPSELASLSLTNASCSVDLKQSDSDSCNVNMEGNNIPKDSNKQSQDNVLPNNIFVVEYSNLQADYLQLINYRDCELRASEFRRFALDLQSQSPLAPEGHNTAIDALLLAAECYINPYFMMPFRNTSQDINKGNVNRNSESYGLTDVRRVLEKKDTELKIVDGLERKRDKAVLELLLEAAELDRKYQKTALDAEIDTSHIEEREEVISLAPDGILFADAITLVRQNQALLCNFLIQRLQRNEQSVHEILMQCVLFVLHSATKLFCAPESIVDIILNFAEFFNGLLKSIYYQFKEGNLQLDQSKLHEVQRRWVLLRRLVIASSGTDEESSTSISVQNGFRLANLIPPSAWLQKVSVFSCSASPLVRYLGWMAVSRNAKQYLKDRLFLGSDLSQLTYLISIFSDELSLVDNIVDQKNDKQKTEESRVRDTGNEQVLGHSSQEYVDLSFHAIYPEISQFFPDLKKEFEAFGESILEAVRLQLRSLSSAVVPDLMCWFSDLCSWPFLGQEQGQLYSKKNPDNLKGFVAKNSKAVILFVLESILSEHMEAIVPELPRLVQVLASLCRSYYCDVTFLDSILHLLKPIIAHSLHKVSKEEIQLSDDSCSNFESLCFDELLDDIRQNNNDQGHQKIYSRALTIFVLATVFPDLSFHCKMTILKSSLCWADFASSELKTSFHDYLCSYQTLMESCKNFLVGTSRVLGIIPFKTSLYCDGRVCESLDDSSESCSWFLGDVCNLASSTEVPENLEKEKDTAVHINEKDCKLTSEEIVEFSEELECLINKLFPTLDECCKIHRKLAKRLAITSAECFVYSKCLSMFRQRLLVPSQIDKEGIMPTSAEYVSMDCWNVSLQEYAQMILVLQEKHCWEVASVMLDCLLGVPECFSLDGVIDKLCSAIISFSSRAPNIAWRLQTDKWLSFLLRRGTHLLPNCETPINDVFASMLKHPEPEQRFIALKHLRKLMGEDANGGAASLSLKPTGGVAYSDLVISPVPILSSLVAGMWDQVACLVSSDTSLLLRTHAMALLLNCIPFAGRQKLQSFLAAADQALPSLANLTRSTCQGPVSKFSLALLANCCLHSPAEDISLIPEIVWQNIESIGVLENESCPLSLERRACQALCRLRAEGDEAKQMLQEVLSSASPEQLDPDFRSTRESILQVMSNFTSVQSYFDFFHKEMDKKCLEFEEAEIEMELLQKEHASPESANDIKDWHRLPFLADCAKDDNRLQQIKNHIRSLEKTKLREEIIARRQRKLLLKRARQKYIEEAALREAELLQELDRERTSEAERDVERQQLLELERAKTRELQHNLDMEREKNTQRELQRELEQVESGNRPSRREFPSSTHSSRPRYRERENGRAVGEGNLRGSTGSMQSETATTSSSMATMPKVVLSGGRQFSGQIPTILQSQDRPDDYSSTYEENFDGSKDSGDSGSIGDPDLVSALEGQSIVSGSSLRHGSRGGKPRQIMERRERESRREGKWERKH; this comes from the exons ATGGAGGTGGAATTGGAGCCAAGAGTGAAGCCTTTACCATTCAAAGTAAAGGCTATTTCGCGAGAATCACCCTCCCAGAAGGCCAGCCATGTCTTGGATACCGACCTCCGGAACCACTGGTCCACGGGGACCAACACCAAGGAATGGATCCTTCTTGAACTTGAT GAACCATGCCTACTTTCACATGTACGGATGTACAATAAATCCGTGTTGGAATGGGAAATTTCAGTGGGCTTGCGATACAAG CCAGAGACATTTCTAAAAGTTCGACCCCGCTGTGAAGCACCTCGGCGAGACATCGTTTACCCAATGAACTACAGTCCCTGTCGCTTTGTTCGAATATCTTGTTTGCGGGGAAACCCGATTGCTATATTTTTCATTCAG TTGATTGGGATTTCTATACCTGGTCTTGAACCAGAGTTTCAACCAATTGTTAATTACCTGCTTCCACACATAATGTCTCACAAGCAGGATGCTCATGATATGCATCTCCAG TTGCTTCAGGGGATGACTAGCCGATTGGTGACCTTCCTTCCTCAGCTAGAG GTGGATCTTAATGGCTTTTCAGAAGCTGCCGAACCTACTTTAAGGTTTCTTGCTATGCTCGTTGGTCCATTTTATCCAATCCTACGTGTTGTAAATGAAAG GGAAGCTGCTAAGGTTGCAGGCAATGTTTCAGACTATGAAGCTTCTAAGAATAGTCAAGTTTCGGTGGCCTTCACTGTTTCCTCTAACTTTGAG CCAAGGAGATTACGTAGTGCATCTGCGTCTACCTTGCCCTCCTCCAGTTACTTGGTTTTTCGCCCAGATGCAATCTTCATGTTGTTGAGGCTAGCTTATAAAGATCAGAACCTGGGAAAAGTTTGTGCAATG GCATCTCAAATTCTGTTGAAGTTGACAGATCCTGCAGAGCAAGAAGGTCCTAGTGCTGCCTCTGATATAGCCTCTGATGAAGCATCTAAATCTGAAACTCATGGGCCTCTCTCTTTTGTTGATTACTCGACCTTGTTCGGAGAAGAAATAATCCCACCAGATTGTAATCCTGAGCCTAACTATTTGAATATCTTGGATATTGCAACAGTGGAAGAAGGACTGTTGCACCTACTGTATGCTTGTGCCTCCCAG CCTCGTCTCTGCAGCAAATTGGCGGATAGCATTTCGGACTTTTGGTTGGCACTACCTCTAGTACAAGCACTGCTTCCAG CACTTCGTCCAATTGTCAATGGTCCAGATCAAATAGATGATTCCTTCTCACAATGGAAACAACCTTTTGTGCAACGTGCCCTGTCAGAG GTTGTGGCAATGTCATCTTCATCAGTTTATCGTCCTCTTCTTCGTGCTTGTGCAGGCTACTTGGCATCATTTTCCCCTTCACAT GCTAAGGCAGCATGTGTCCTTATTGATCTCTGCTCTTGTGTGCTAGCACCATGGATGGCTCAAGTGGTTGCGAAG ATTGACTTAGCTGTGGAGCTTGTGGAAGACCTTTTCACCGAATTACAG GGTGCTCAAGTCTTATTTGCTCGTGCACGTGCAGCCCTCAAGTATTTAGTGTTGGCATTATCTGGGAAAGTGGATGATATAATGGCCAAATACAAG GATGTGAAGCACCAAATTCTTTTTCTGGTAGAAATGCTGGAACCTTTCCTGGATCCGGCCATGACTCCAGTGAAGAGTGTGATATCATTTGGAAATGTCTCTTCTACATTTCTTGAAAAGCAGGAGCATAACTGTGCAATAGCACTGAACGTGATCCGTGCTGCCACGAGAAAACCTGCTGTGCTTCCATCCTTAGAAGCTGAGTGGAGGCGAGGATCAGTTGCTCCCAG TGTACTTCTCTCAATCCTAGAGCCTCACATGCAGCTACCTGTGGGTATTGACCTGCGCAAATTTCCTGTTAGTGAATCACCAGAGACACAGTCATTAACTGTTTCATCTTATGCATCTGTTTCCCAAAATGGAGGAGCCTCTGCCAAGTCAAACAGTCAAGATGATAGTGATGGAAGGACAGATAATTTTGATATCACAGGGAAGATGGATATTACTGAGGAGTTAAATGCTCTTTTTGCCCCATCAGAATTGGCTAGTTTGTCTCTCACAAATGCTTCGTGCAGTGTAGACCTAAAACAGTCAGATTCCGACTCTTGCAATGTTAATATGGAGGGAAACAATATTCCAAAGGATTCAAACAAGCAATCACAAGATAATGTTCTACCAAATAACATTTTTGTGGTAGAATACTCTAATTTACAAGCTGATTATTTGCAGCTTATCAACTATCGAGACTGTGAGTTGAGGGCTTCTGAATTTAGACGTTTTGCTCTTGATCTGCAGTCTCAAAGTCCTCTTGCTCCAGAAGGTCATAATACTGCCATAGATGCTTTGCTCTTGGCAGCAGAGTGTTATATTAATCCTTACTTTATGATGCCCTTCAGGAACACTTCTCAGGATATTAACAAAGGCAATGTGAATAGGAACTCTGAAAGCTATGGACTGACAGATGTCAGAAGGGTTCTAGAAAAGAAAGATACCGAGTTGAAAATAGTAGACGGtcttgaaagaaaaagagataaagCTGTTCTTGAACTCCTGCTTGAGGCAGCAGAGTTGGATAGAAAGTATCAGAAAACAGCATTGGATGCGGAAATTGATACTTCACATATTGAAGAGCGCGAGGAAGTCATAAGTTTGGCACCGGATGGTATTCTGTTTGCAGATGCTATCACCTTAGTGCGGCAGAATCAAGCACTTTTGTGCAATTTCTTAATTCAGAGATTACAAAGGAACGAGCAGTCTGTGCATGAGATTCTCATGCAATGTGTTTTGTTTGTGCTGCACTCAGCAACCAAACTGTTCTGTGCCCCTGAGAGTATAGTTGATATAATACTGAACTTTGCTGAATTCTTCAATGGGCTACTGAAATCAATTTATTATCAGttcaaagaaggaaatttgCAGTTGGATCAGAGCAAGCTGCATGAGGTACAACGTCGATGGGTGCTTCTTCGGAGATTGGTAATTGCTTCAAGTGGCACCGATGAGGAATCAAGTACCTCCATAAGCGTTCAAAATGGTTTCCGGCTTGCAAACCTTATTCCACCATCAGCGTGGCTGCAGAAAGTATCTGTATTCTCTTGTTCTGCCTCTCCTCTGGTTAGATATCTTGGTTGGATGGCAGTGTCTCGTAATGCCAAACAATATCTGAAAGACCGCCTTTTCCTTGGTTCAGATCTGTCCCAGTTGACATATTTGATATCAATATTTTCTGATGAACTTTCTCTTGTAGACAATATTGTTGATCAGAAAAACGACAAGCAGAAGACTGAAGAATCAAGAGTTAGGGACACAGGCAATGAGCAAGTGCTAGGACATTCCAGTCAAGAATATGTGGATCTATCATTTCATGCTATATACCCTGAGATTAGTCAGTTCTTTCCCGATCTAAAGAAAGAGTTTGAAGCTTTTGGAGAATCCATACTAGAGGCTGTAAGGTTGCAGCTGAGATCTCTATCATCGGCTGTGGTGCCTGATCTGATGTGTTGGTTTTCTGACTTGTGTTCATGGCCTTTTCTAGGACAAGAACAAGGTCAACTTTATTCTAAAAAGAATCCTGATAATTTGAAAGGTTTTGTGGCAAAGAATTCAAAGGCTGTTATCCTGTTTGTGCTTGAATCCATTTTGTCTGAGCATATGGAAGCAATAGTACCAGAATTACCTAGGTTGGTGCAAGTTCTGGCGTCACTTTGTAGAAGCTATTACTGTGATGTGACGTTCCTTGATTCTATATTGCATTTACTAAAGCCAATCATAGCACATTCTTTACATAAGGTCTCTAAAGAAGAAATCCAATTGAGTGATGATTCATGTTCTAATTTTGAGTCTCTATGCTTTGATGAGCTTCTTGATGATATTAGGCAGAACAATAATGATCAAGGACATCAAAAAATTTATTCCAGGGCATTAACAATTTTCGTTTTAGCCACAGTTTTTCCTGATCTATCCTTCCACTGCAAAATGACAATTTTGAAGTCCTCCCTCTGCTGGGctgattttgcttcttctgAACTGAAGACTTCATTTCATGATTATCTTTGTTCCTATCAGACCCTAATGGAAAGTTGCAAAAACTTTTTGGTTGGGACATCCAGAGTCTTGGGTATCATTCCTTTTAAGACATCCCTCTATTGTGATGGAAGAGTATGTGAATCTCTCGATGACAGCTCTGAGTCATGCTCATGGTTTCTTGGTGATGTCTGTAACCTTGCTTCTTCGACTGAGGTTCCTGAGAAccttgaaaaggaaaaagatactGCTGTTCACATAAATGAAAAGGATTGTAAATTGACTTctgaagaaatagttgaattttCAGAGGAGTTAGAGTGCCTCATTAATAAGCTTTTTCCAACGCTAGATGAATGCTGCAAGATTCACCGTAAACTGGCAAAAAGGTTGGCTATTACTTCGGCAGAGTGCTTTGTGTACTCAAAATGCTTGTCAATGTTCAGACAAAGGTTACTTGTGCCCTCGCAAATTGATAAGGAAGGTATTATGCCAACCAGTGCTGAATATGTATCCATGGATTGCTGGAACGTCAGTCTACAAGAATATGCACAAATGATACTGGTGCTTCAGGAAAAACATTGCTGGGAAGTTGCATCAGTGATGCTTGATTGTCTACTAGGAGTGCCTGAATGCTTCAGTTTAGATGGTGTGATTGATAAACTCTGTTCTGCAATAATAAGCTTTTCTTCCAGGGCACCAAATATTGCCTGGCGGTTGCAGACTGATAAATGGCTGTCTTTCTTGCTAAGGAGAGGTACCCACCTTCTTCCCAACTGTGAAACTCCTATAAACGATGTGTTTGCTTCCATGCTTAAGCATCCGGAACCAGAGCAACGATTTATTGCACTTAAACACTTGAGGAAACTTATGGGTGAAGATGCAAATGGTGGAGCAGCTTCTTTATCTTTAAAGCCAACTGGTGGAGTAGCTTACTCAGACTTGGTTATTTCTCCTGTGCCAATATTATCAAGTCTGGTTGCTGGTATGTGGGATCAGGTGGCTTGCCTAGTGTCATCTGATACATCACTTCTTTTAAGAACCCATGCAATGGCGCTTCTTCTGAACTGCATACCTTTTGCTGGGCGGCAGAAGTTGCAGTCTTTTCTTGCAGCAGCTGATCAGGCTCTCCCAAGCCTAGCAAATCTGACACGGTCCACTTGTCAAGGCCCCgtatcaaaattttctttagcACTCCTTGCAAATTGTTGCTTGCATTCTCCTGCTGAAGATATTTCTCTTATACCTGAAATTGTTTGGCAAAACATTGAATCTATTGGAGTGCTGGAGAATG AAAGCTGTCCTTTGAGCTTGGAGAGAAGGGCTTGCCAAGCCTTATGTAGGTTGAGAGCTGAAGGGGATGAGGCTAAGCAG ATGCTGCAAGAGGTGCTCTCTTCAGCTTCTCCAGAACAACTTGATCCAGACTTTAGAAGTACACGCGAATCAATCCTCCAG GTTATGTCCAACTTTACATCTGTCCAATCATACTTTGATTTCTTCCATAAAGAAATGGATAAAAAGTGCTTG GAATTTGAGGAAGCTGAGATTGAAATGGAACTTCTTCAGAAAGAGCATGCCTCACCAGAATCAGCTAATGATATTAAAGATTGGCATCGGCTTCCTTTTCTAGCTG ACTGTGCAAAGGATGATAACCGTCTGCAGCAAATCAAGAATCACATTAGATCTCT AGAGAAGACAAAACTCAGAGAGGAGATTATAGCTCGCAGGCAAAGGAAGCTACTTCTAAAGCGTGCCCGTCAGAAGTACATAGAAGAGGCTGCTTTACGAGAAGCAGAACTTCTTCAAGAACTTGATAG AGAGAGGACTTCTGAAGCAGAAAGGGACGTCGAGAGACAGCAGCTGTTGGAACTTGAGCGTGCAAAAACCAGGGAACTGCAGCATAATCTTGATATGGAGAGGGAGAAGAATACACAG AGAGAACTCCAGCGGGAGCTTGAACAAGTGGAATCTGGAAACCGACCATCACGGCGGGAATTTCCCTCGTCCACTCATAGTAG CAGACCAAGATATCGGGAGAGAGAAAATGGCAGAGCAGTAGGTGAAGGTAACTTGAGAGGAAGTACTGGCAGTATGCAATCTGAGACTGCTACTACAAGTTCTTCCATGGCAACAATGCCGAAAGTTGTTCTATCAGGGGGTAGGCAATTTTCAGGCCAAATACCAACCATTCTACAATCACAAGATAGGCCAGATGATTACAGCAGTACTtatgaagaaaattttgatggaAGCAAGGACTCAGGTGACTCAGGTAGCATCGGTGATCCAGATTTGGTTTCAGCTCTTGAGGGACAATCGATTGTTTCGGGGTCCTCTCTAAGGCATGGATCTAGAGGTGGCAAACCTCGGCAGATTATGGAGCGAAGAGAACGAGAGAGCAGACGagaaggaaaatgggaaagaaaaCATTGA